In Streptococcus parauberis NCFD 2020, the sequence CTGGACTACAGGTCAATGTCGCTGTCAGCTCTTGTTCTTCAACTATCTCAAGTGATTCCTGCAGATGATTAAGGATTTTCTGATTAGAATAGCCATCGCCTTTAAGAAGATGAGCTACCTTGCCTCGCAACTCCTGAACATGTTTTTCAGTCGGCACAACCTTTAGCAAAAGGCCTTGTTCAGTCAAGACACGCTTAAATTCCCCATAGTTGGCCGGTGAAAAGATATCTAAAATACAATCGATGCTTTTCTTTTGAATCGGCAGGTGCACCAAATCAGAAACAAACCATTTAACCAAGCGACTCTGATCGCTCTTAGCGGCTATCTGGACAGAGTCTTTAGAAATATCAAAAGCCAAGAATTCCTTGTCCAACTGATCAATCAACCGGCGTGAGTAGAACCCTTCCCCACAACCAACGTCAAGTACAGAGCCAAGCTCTGAATGAGCTTGCAAAAACGCATGAATTCCATCCAGAATATGGTCATAATAGCCACGTTCCAAGATCAATTGGCGATTTTCAAATGATTCTTTACTGTAATGGTCATCCACTTTTTTACCACTAAGCAAATTGACATAACCAAATTTAGACAAATCAAAAGTGTGATTATTAGCACATTTAAGGCTATTATGGACTTTCTGAAGTGGATTCTGACAGTTGGGGCAGGCAAAAAAGCTGTGACTATCTTCAAAGCGGAGCCTTTTGTCAATCATACTTAAAATCCTACTTCCTTAAGGGCGTCCGCTAATTTCCCAAATTGCTCAATGGATAAAGCTTCACCACGGATGCTTGGGCTAATTTCCGATATCTCTAAGGCTTTTGTTAAATTAGCTTTGATTTCTTCAGTCTTGCCAAAATGACTAGTCAAATTGTTCCACAGGGTTTTACGACGGTGCACAAAGCTAGCTTTGGAAACTCTAAACAAGAAATCCTCATCTTGAACAGCAACCAATGGTTGGTCGCGACGTGTCATTTTTAAAATGGCAGAGTCAACATTTGGCGCAGGAACGAAGACCGTTCTTGGGACTATAAAGGCCACCTTTGCATCCATATAGTACTGAACAGCAATTGATAAAGATCCATAAGCTTTTGTATTAGGCTCTGCGGAAATTCGATCAGCCACCTCACGTTGCATCATGACAACGAACTCTTGGAATGGAATTTTGCTGTCGATTAAGTGCATCAAAATTGGTGTCGTGATGTAGTAAGGCAGGTTAGCTACTACTTTAATTGGTAATTCTGGATTTTTGAAAGCCTTAATCTGAGTTTGTAAATCGGCTTTTAAGATGTCTTGATTAACCAACTGAACATTATCAAAGTCTCTCAAGGTATCTTTTAAAATCGGAATCAAACGATCATCAATTTCAAAGGCCATTACTTCCGCCGCATTCTCAGCTATAAATTCAGTTAAAGCACCAATACCAGGACCAATTTCAATAACATTGACATTTCGATCAATCTCAGCCGTGTCAACAATTTTTTGTAAAATATTGGTATCCGTCAAAAAATTTTGACCGAAAGATTTTTTAAATGTAAAGCCATGATGTTCTAAAATAGCACGGGTTACATTATAGTCTGCAATTCTCATTTAATATTATTTCCCACTAATTTGTTTTCTCTATTGTAGCATAATTACAAGGACTAGCTTTTAAAATTTTGCCATAGCATCTTCAACTTCAGTTAAGCTGATCCCAAAGAGTTCTAGTCTTGACAACAACTGTTTACCGTTACAATAACCAATTCGCAGTGTCTCCCCCAGATATTCTCGACGTTTGCGACTGTCTCCACCCAAGAGCAGTCCAAGTTTAACCAGGTCTTCTTTAGTGATATCAAATTCATTTGGGTCATCATAGGTTTGGGTAACTTTGGACAAGGCTTTTTGTAAGTCTTCAAATGAGGCATGCTCGACACCTAATGAACGCCCTTTTGATTTAGACCCTGGTACGGCTTCATCACGGTTTAAAAAGGCATGGCGAACTGTCGGTACAGCTTGCATGATGATTTTACGAATGCGTTCGCCATTGTAGTCTGGATCGGTGAAGACAATTACGCCGCGCAGCTGATTGAGGCGGTCAATTCTCTCTAGGTCAGCTTCGTTAATTGCTGACCCTCTTGTTTCATAAGTGTCAACTTCATAGAAACGTCGGAGATTAGCAGTATCATCCTTACCTTCTACAACGACGACTTCTTGAATCTTAATTTTTTTAGTCAATGTTAAATATCCTCTTGGCATTAGCTGTCGTTACTGCTGCAACTTCTTCAGAAGTCAGCCCACGTAGCTGGGCAATTTTATCAACCACGTAACGGGTATAGGCTGTATGGTTCTCGCGACCCCGTTTTGGGACCGGCGCAAGATAGGGCGCATCTGTTTCAACCAGCATTTTATCTAGGGGAATGGCTTGCGCAGCCTCTTGAATATCGGTTGCTTTCTTAAAAGTTACTACACCAGAGAATGAAATCAGCATTCCCAGCTCGATAAATTTTTGTGCCATGTCCAAGCTACCACTGTAAGAATGCATGATGCCTCCGCAAGGTCCTACGCCAACTTCTTTAATCACCTGATAAGTATCTTCCAAGGCATCACGAGTGTGTACAACAAAGGGAAGATTGTAATCTTTTGATAATTGAATTTGACGTTTAAAAACCTCTATTTGGACTTCTTTAGGATCTTCCATCCAATGATAGTCTAAGCCAATTTCACCCAAAGCAATGACTTTTTCATTTTCCAAATTAGCAATTATCATCTCTTCAATGTCTTTCGTATAGGAACCAGCCTCAGTTGGGTGCCAACCAATGGTGGCATACACCTCTGGGTACTTGTTTGCTAAAGCTAAGGCGCCTTCAATTGTCTCTTTGTCAAATCCAACAACATTGTGAGCCATCACCCCCATTTCCTTAGCCAAGGCTAGCTCTTCATCTTCTTTACCAATGAAATTCTCCACATTCAAATGGGTATGGGTATCAAATATTTCTATCATTATGTTTTTTATATTACCTCTTACTTCCTAATGGTATCCTGATAGGTTTAAACATGGGATTTCTGATTTTAATAATTCCTCTATTTTCCTAATAAAAACCTCTACTATGGTTATTATCTGGTTAGTTCTATGGTTAGTTTCTAGAAGTTAATAGAGTTCAATTTTTTCCTCACATCATCATGGATAGATTTAGTCACATGACTATATACCTTTAGCGTGATCGACTCATCAACATGTCCTACTCGCTCCATAATCGCTTTAATAGGTACACCAAGTTCGGCTAACAGACTAATGTGGGAATGACGGAGCATGTGAATATTATATGCCCTACCTTCACCTAGGGCTGTATCACACATATTTTTTATAAATTGATAGAGTTTTGGCTGTCGCATGATTTGACCACGATCTGTCACAAAGATAAAAATCTCATCTAAACAGTATTTCTTAAAATAATCAATGATTTCAAAACATCGTTCTGACAAAATAATCGTTCTAACTGACCCTACTGTCTTTGTTGTTTGCAACACTCTATCATCATAATTATGAGCCACATAATCTATCGTGTGGTCAACTTTCAAGAGGCGATTGTCAAAATCTACATCACAATACCGAACTCCAATAAATTCAGCAAATCTTAGCCCCGTAAGGAAAATAAATTCCATTGCTAATGTGTAGCGAATATCTTTATCGTGGTTTTGACAATAGGATATCACCAAACCAAGTTCCTCCTTACTGATAAAATGATTCTGTGCCTTTTTAAGCTTTTCATAATCTTTACGAACTCGAGGGATTACCACATTTTTTACGGGAGTTTTATCAATATAGTTCATACGTTCTGCAAATCCGAAGATTGCATTCAAGTATATTTTTCTATTCTTTCTTGTCACGTTTGCAATATTCAGACCCATTAAATAGTTTTGAATCATTTGGGTCGTGTACTCTGAAAGTTTTAAATCTCCGACATCATTCCTAAAATAGATCAAACTATTAATTTCACTCTTGAAGCTAGCTGGTTTAATTTCACTTATACGTACCAACTTCCATTCTTCCAGTAACTGACTAAACGTTTTATTAGCCAATTTCAATTGTTGTTCCTCTTCCTTAGTCGGTCTGGACAAAACCTTATCAATCTTTATTGCAAGTAGTCTTTTTGCCTCAGCTTGTGAGATTCTTGATTTTGAATTCAGTGTAACAGTTACTTGCTTCCATTTCTCCTCTCTGCTGTCATAGAATTTTTCAAAATATCGGTACTTACCATTTTCTAAAAGTTTGTAAAACATATCTTCTCCTTATATTAAAGAAAAGCTATGTAGCATGGCTTATTATACCATACTTACATAGCTTTCTCACGTTTCTCCTGTTTGTATTGCAAGAATTGACGGTAACCCTCCACACTAATATATACCCGCTTATGAGAAGGCTTTAGTATTGATTTTTGAAATCGTGACAGCCTTCGCATTTCTGTTAAATCGTTATTCAATGTCTTTATTGGTACATCAAATAATTCTGATAAAGATTTCTTGTTTCTATATATTAAATTTTCCACTAGTAGCCTCTTTCTTGTGTTTTGTTTCTTTGACTTACAATCCTTCAATTATTTATCTATCCATATTAACGTCATCATAAAATTCAGTAGTATATTCTTTAATACCAATTGGTGTTATATGTTTTGTTGTCCTAGAAAAGCTTGGAGGTTTTTGAATTTTATATGTTTCTAACAAGTGTTCTTTATTTGTTGTTATTTCTAATGGCTTCCTTATTCCCCGACTTGTGCGATAAATTCGTATTCCTTTAGGATACATATAGAGTCTTCCCCCTTTAACAATAGACTTTTTCTCTGAATCTAAGTTATTTACTACTAACTCTAGATTTGATAGATACGAAACTAGATAATTTCCAATTTTATCTGCTTTTTTCAACCGTTTTGTCTTTGTAAACCCTTGCCCCCATAGTTTTGATAGAACATGGTTTGGAATAACCAAAACACTATCATTCTTTATCAATATATGCAGATGCCATCTACCACTTGCTTGTGGTTCAATTACAGAAATGTATTCAATGTTACCAAAAGTTTTTCGAAGACGACGAATAAATATTTTAAAGTCATTATAAACCACTTTAGCATCAGTTATATGATTACGATATGTCAGAGTCACCCAAAGTTGATTTTTTCCTCCAGTAAAATTATGAGCAACTATACGACGGATTTTCTTCATAGTCTGTTTAGTTGACTTCAAATTATCCAATCGAGTCGTTCTAGAAGTATTCATATTATGAATTTCACCAGTTTCAAGATTCACGTATCGTCTTCCATCTATAACTTTTATTATCTGAGCTTGTTGACCATTAGCAGTTGTCATTTCAAGCGTATTACCATATATGTAAGACTTTACTATTTTTTCTGAGTTAATTTCAGACAATACTACTCCTTCCTCGTTCTTTTGTTTGACGCTTATCAAGTTAATAGAAGAATGCTAATGCATTCTTCTGATAACAAAAAATTGCAGAAAGACTTTACGCTCTGCTAACGTTTGGCTCTCCGAGCCACGTTTCGCTATTCTCCTATTTTTTGTCATTATATTGATAGTATTTACTCAACTCCTTAAGAAAATTGAAATTTTCAGGCATCCATGGTGCTTCATAATATATTGGTGAATTTAATTGTCCATCAATCATTATATAACCAACACCTTTTCCAATAATAGATTTATACTTCACATCAGTTTTTCCAAAAACCATTCGATATCCATCTGATGATAAGTTTGAAAAAGATACTCTTAATGACATTTGATCTCGAATCGCCCCATCGAGGAGCTCTGCATCGGGTCTTTGCATAATTAATGCTCCAATAAAAACACCAGCTTGTCGCCCCCTCATAATTATGTCGAACAAATAACTTTTTGCTTCACTTAATAGATTTTTATCAGCTCTTTTTGCAAATCCTGCGAACTCATCTATAATTACAACGATTGGAGCTAGTCCAAAATCTTTAAAATCTTTGCCAGCATCCTCAATAGTAACGAAATATTTTTCATAACGCTTTTGCATTTTCTCGTCTGCTAACCGTAATATTTTACAAATCTGTGAAGGGGAGGTTGCAATATTTTCCTTAGGAAAGTTCTCAATTTTTGAAACAAGCCAAAGATCAGCGTGTTTGCCATCAGCAATAAAGAGTTCTCCTTCGATACCTTCGTTAATCATTTTGACATATTGTAAAATCATGTAGTTGGCAAACATTGTTTTACCAGAACCTGTCTGACCTACTATCAAACAATGAGGTGATTTTGAAATATCGACTGAGAGTAATTTACTAAGCTTTACTTTTGAATTCATAATATCAATCTCTCATCTTCTTCCATAGCAAATAAATAATCAATATAATCAAGTCCTAAATTTTCACTTTCTAATTCTTTTTTTATTAAAGACTGCAACTTACTACCAATCGAGCTATCGATAAGATTATCCAACGGGCCACCCGATTTATAAACTCTGATAACTATTTTTTTATTGTCTTCAATCCATTCCATAATTAATGAATCGGTAATTGTTTTTTGCCCATCTTCGTTTTTTTCAGAAGAATACAAATTATTTTTTTCAATAAAATCTTTTAATAACTTTCGATTATCATAGATCCTTGACAGTTTTATTGCTAATGCTAACCAAACAACTGCAATAAACCAGATAACGGAATAATAGTTACTAAGATATGAAGTTATGTGATTGATATGTAGCATATTTGTAATATCTATAATCTCATCATTAAAAAACCAAACGGTGATGAGAGTACTTATAATTAATATTGGGTATGCAATATTGCCTACAATAGGATAGTGCCAATTTACAGAAACTTTTTTCGTCATCTTTTAACCTCATTGTCTATTTTTGTAACATCGGCATGCAAAGAAAGTTGATTTTGAAATTCTCCATAAACTGTAGACTTTGTAACATTAATTACCTTGCAAAACGTCTTAAGAGGCAGAAAGTCAGAAAAATCTGACTCTGTTTTATTTAAAATCGTAACAGCAATTTGCTCACCTAAATTACTCTTGTCGTTTTGATAATGAGTATTATCACTCATTATTAACAGAACAACTTTAACCCCCTTATTCTCCATCTTATTTTTAGCAGATAAAAACACTAAGCTTTTATCTTTTTGAAATCCATCAAAATCAAAACTGATGAACGAACGTAAATTTACTAAAGTCATAATCTATACCTCTATCTTCTAATTTCTCTTATATAAAACATGCAACTGGTCAAAACTTTCAATTTCAGATTATATTATCACCCCACTTTTTTTGTTTATTTTGCTTAAGCTATAATACAATTTAACATACAAAAAATAACACAGTTTCCTATTTTAGTTTTTTAGGGATTCTATGTTAGTATATTAAATATGAG encodes:
- the rsmA gene encoding 16S rRNA (adenine(1518)-N(6)/adenine(1519)-N(6))-dimethyltransferase RsmA; translation: MRIADYNVTRAILEHHGFTFKKSFGQNFLTDTNILQKIVDTAEIDRNVNVIEIGPGIGALTEFIAENAAEVMAFEIDDRLIPILKDTLRDFDNVQLVNQDILKADLQTQIKAFKNPELPIKVVANLPYYITTPILMHLIDSKIPFQEFVVMMQREVADRISAEPNTKAYGSLSIAVQYYMDAKVAFIVPRTVFVPAPNVDSAILKMTRRDQPLVAVQDEDFLFRVSKASFVHRRKTLWNNLTSHFGKTEEIKANLTKALEISEISPSIRGEALSIEQFGKLADALKEVGF
- the rnmV gene encoding ribonuclease M5, coding for MPRGYLTLTKKIKIQEVVVVEGKDDTANLRRFYEVDTYETRGSAINEADLERIDRLNQLRGVIVFTDPDYNGERIRKIIMQAVPTVRHAFLNRDEAVPGSKSKGRSLGVEHASFEDLQKALSKVTQTYDDPNEFDITKEDLVKLGLLLGGDSRKRREYLGETLRIGYCNGKQLLSRLELFGISLTEVEDAMAKF
- a CDS encoding rolling circle replication-associated protein — translated: MSEINSEKIVKSYIYGNTLEMTTANGQQAQIIKVIDGRRYVNLETGEIHNMNTSRTTRLDNLKSTKQTMKKIRRIVAHNFTGGKNQLWVTLTYRNHITDAKVVYNDFKIFIRRLRKTFGNIEYISVIEPQASGRWHLHILIKNDSVLVIPNHVLSKLWGQGFTKTKRLKKADKIGNYLVSYLSNLELVVNNLDSEKKSIVKGGRLYMYPKGIRIYRTSRGIRKPLEITTNKEHLLETYKIQKPPSFSRTTKHITPIGIKEYTTEFYDDVNMDR
- a CDS encoding putative RNA methyltransferase; translation: MIDKRLRFEDSHSFFACPNCQNPLQKVHNSLKCANNHTFDLSKFGYVNLLSGKKVDDHYSKESFENRQLILERGYYDHILDGIHAFLQAHSELGSVLDVGCGEGFYSRRLIDQLDKEFLAFDISKDSVQIAAKSDQSRLVKWFVSDLVHLPIQKKSIDCILDIFSPANYGEFKRVLTEQGLLLKVVPTEKHVQELRGKVAHLLKGDGYSNQKILNHLQESLEIVEEQELTATLTCSPEERDAFIQMTPLLFNVNKEAIDFSDVTQITVSAILIVAKAK
- a CDS encoding TatD family hydrolase; amino-acid sequence: MIEIFDTHTHLNVENFIGKEDEELALAKEMGVMAHNVVGFDKETIEGALALANKYPEVYATIGWHPTEAGSYTKDIEEMIIANLENEKVIALGEIGLDYHWMEDPKEVQIEVFKRQIQLSKDYNLPFVVHTRDALEDTYQVIKEVGVGPCGGIMHSYSGSLDMAQKFIELGMLISFSGVVTFKKATDIQEAAQAIPLDKMLVETDAPYLAPVPKRGRENHTAYTRYVVDKIAQLRGLTSEEVAAVTTANAKRIFNID
- a CDS encoding FtsK/SpoIIIE domain-containing protein; translated protein: MNSKVKLSKLLSVDISKSPHCLIVGQTGSGKTMFANYMILQYVKMINEGIEGELFIADGKHADLWLVSKIENFPKENIATSPSQICKILRLADEKMQKRYEKYFVTIEDAGKDFKDFGLAPIVVIIDEFAGFAKRADKNLLSEAKSYLFDIIMRGRQAGVFIGALIMQRPDAELLDGAIRDQMSLRVSFSNLSSDGYRMVFGKTDVKYKSIIGKGVGYIMIDGQLNSPIYYEAPWMPENFNFLKELSKYYQYNDKK
- a CDS encoding tyrosine-type recombinase/integrase, with protein sequence MFYKLLENGKYRYFEKFYDSREEKWKQVTVTLNSKSRISQAEAKRLLAIKIDKVLSRPTKEEEQQLKLANKTFSQLLEEWKLVRISEIKPASFKSEINSLIYFRNDVGDLKLSEYTTQMIQNYLMGLNIANVTRKNRKIYLNAIFGFAERMNYIDKTPVKNVVIPRVRKDYEKLKKAQNHFISKEELGLVISYCQNHDKDIRYTLAMEFIFLTGLRFAEFIGVRYCDVDFDNRLLKVDHTIDYVAHNYDDRVLQTTKTVGSVRTIILSERCFEIIDYFKKYCLDEIFIFVTDRGQIMRQPKLYQFIKNMCDTALGEGRAYNIHMLRHSHISLLAELGVPIKAIMERVGHVDESITLKVYSHVTKSIHDDVRKKLNSINF